In the genome of Gloeotrichia echinulata CP02, one region contains:
- a CDS encoding tryptophan halogenase: MNNNQCRTYDYDVVIMGAGFAGVCQARHLLLNVPNIKIALVDPRPEERTEKDLKVGESAVEISTLMICKELGLYDYMIENHPPKFGLNFHWPKNLESTENIDDYHHLWAIRQPPLASVLIQRPKFERDVLRMNQEMGAVFYQGRVVDVELNPGDTLNLVKVKLDDEYIELKAKHVIDASGRRFIVGRKTDNLLFGPENVRGVNNGSAWVRVKNVDRSIFHSGYDPLVSTCSHYYATNHWMGHGHWIWMIPTDTQSMELSIGLVHHHDYIQAQTVNTKEKFYAFLEANHNILYRLIKSGEEIDFHYWPKLAHKSKTILSKDNWYVIGDAAAIFDPFYSMGMTMMSFQIDTVTEVIRAKLAGEPDAEKKRAVYNGFNLGMIERNNLLVSNHPQHLGNASIMSYRMFLENMWWFGMMVPLYVGKWHLDLKFLAKIKQPGRVYITEILTAAYKQLTELAQKNANIGFMYTHRADELPFNYIMSRDFDEYIHLTKYEPQRTNVFVSMQYTHFFVAIWYLKFLWRGFGLKGLLAPQNLKHIFALLKASAQAGWDNFIFKWQTKDVPDNSITAKARENFKSYQHQTKLQPWLNLVKEKTVQNGADELPNIQDKTVAKVPELVGVSAKANS; the protein is encoded by the coding sequence ATGAACAACAATCAGTGCCGAACCTATGATTATGATGTAGTAATTATGGGCGCCGGATTTGCGGGAGTATGTCAAGCTCGCCACCTATTACTTAATGTTCCCAATATCAAAATTGCTTTAGTTGATCCTCGTCCTGAAGAACGGACAGAAAAGGACTTGAAAGTGGGAGAATCAGCGGTGGAAATCTCTACTCTGATGATCTGCAAAGAATTGGGTCTTTATGATTACATGATTGAAAATCATCCGCCCAAATTTGGTTTAAACTTTCATTGGCCTAAAAATCTAGAAAGTACAGAAAACATTGATGATTACCATCATCTCTGGGCTATTCGCCAACCACCATTGGCTTCTGTTCTCATCCAACGTCCCAAATTCGAGCGGGATGTGCTGAGGATGAATCAGGAAATGGGCGCTGTCTTTTATCAGGGTCGTGTTGTTGATGTTGAGCTAAACCCTGGCGATACCCTGAACCTGGTGAAAGTCAAACTGGATGATGAGTATATCGAACTGAAAGCCAAACATGTCATTGATGCATCAGGACGCAGGTTTATCGTTGGTCGCAAGACAGATAATTTATTATTTGGCCCTGAAAACGTCCGTGGCGTTAATAATGGTTCAGCATGGGTGCGGGTGAAAAATGTTGATCGCTCCATCTTTCACAGCGGTTATGATCCTTTAGTTTCCACCTGTAGCCACTACTATGCTACTAATCACTGGATGGGTCACGGACATTGGATTTGGATGATTCCCACAGACACTCAAAGTATGGAATTGTCTATCGGATTAGTCCACCATCACGATTATATTCAGGCTCAGACTGTCAACACTAAAGAAAAGTTTTATGCCTTTTTAGAAGCAAATCATAACATTCTTTATCGACTGATCAAGAGTGGCGAAGAAATTGATTTCCATTACTGGCCAAAGCTAGCTCACAAGAGTAAAACTATACTCTCAAAAGATAACTGGTATGTAATTGGTGATGCAGCAGCTATCTTTGATCCCTTCTACTCGATGGGAATGACGATGATGTCTTTCCAAATAGACACCGTTACAGAAGTAATTCGCGCCAAGTTAGCAGGTGAACCAGATGCAGAGAAGAAGCGGGCGGTTTACAATGGCTTTAATTTAGGGATGATTGAGCGTAATAATCTTCTTGTCAGCAATCATCCTCAGCATCTTGGTAATGCTAGCATCATGAGTTATCGCATGTTCCTAGAAAACATGTGGTGGTTTGGAATGATGGTTCCTTTGTATGTGGGTAAATGGCATTTAGATTTGAAATTCCTGGCAAAAATTAAGCAGCCAGGTCGTGTATATATTACCGAAATCCTAACTGCTGCATACAAGCAATTAACAGAGTTGGCACAAAAGAACGCCAACATCGGGTTTATGTATACCCATCGAGCCGATGAATTGCCTTTTAATTACATAATGAGCCGGGATTTTGACGAATACATCCACCTGACCAAGTACGAACCTCAACGAACTAATGTTTTTGTATCTATGCAATACACTCACTTTTTCGTGGCTATTTGGTACCTGAAATTCCTATGGAGGGGTTTTGGACTAAAAGGTTTGTTAGCACCACAAAATCTGAAGCACATTTTCGCTTTACTAAAAGCATCTGCTCAAGCTGGTTGGGATAACTTTATTTTCAAATGGCAAACCAAAGATGTGCCAGACAACAGCATAACTGCTAAGGCTAGAGAAAATTTCAAAAGTTACCAACATCAAACAAAATTGCAGCCTTGGTTAAATTTGGTCAAGGAAAAAACTGTCCAAAATGGGGCTGATGAATTGCCAAATATTCAGGATAAAACTGTAGCAAAAGTTCCTGAGCTAGTTGGGGTTTCAGCTAAAGCCAACTCCTAA
- a CDS encoding aldehyde dehydrogenase, translating to MLTQVEYYEIEKQRQFFNVGKTKSIDFRIQQLKILQQAVENNKDSIVKALKADLRKSGFEAYFEIIGVLEEIKYALKNIRAWTKPQRAATPFFQFPSSAQVRSEPLGVILIIGPWNYPFNLMFAPLVGAIASGNCAILKPSEIAPATSFLVAKIVKENFDPSFIAVIEGGIETSLTLLAQNFDHIFFTGGTEIGKIVMTAAAKNLTPVTLELGGKSPCIVDENTHLEHTAKRIVWGKFFNAGQTCTAPDYLLVHRQIKQDLLASIKKQIGIFYGDDPSTSKSFARVINQKHFHRLAALLKSGKILVGGETDLDDLYIAPTVIDQVSWQDKIMQEEIFGPILPVLEYTDLAEAIALVNRQQKPLALYFFSNNKKNQERILQETVSGGVCINDTVMHLTVPSLPFGGVGASGMGRYHGKAGFDNFSYQRAVLNKSFLIDLKWRYPPYAEKKKH from the coding sequence ATGCTCACTCAAGTAGAATATTATGAAATTGAGAAACAGCGCCAGTTTTTTAATGTTGGCAAAACAAAAAGTATTGATTTTCGGATTCAACAACTGAAAATTCTTCAGCAAGCGGTTGAGAACAATAAAGATAGTATTGTTAAAGCTTTAAAAGCTGATTTGCGTAAATCAGGCTTTGAAGCTTATTTTGAAATAATTGGCGTTTTAGAAGAAATTAAATATGCTCTGAAAAATATTAGAGCCTGGACAAAACCACAGAGGGCGGCTACTCCCTTTTTTCAGTTTCCTTCTTCTGCTCAAGTTCGTTCTGAACCTCTTGGTGTTATTCTGATTATTGGTCCTTGGAATTACCCATTTAATTTAATGTTTGCTCCATTGGTGGGTGCGATCGCATCTGGAAACTGTGCAATTTTAAAACCATCAGAAATCGCTCCTGCTACCTCTTTCCTTGTAGCCAAAATAGTAAAGGAAAATTTTGACCCATCTTTTATTGCAGTCATTGAAGGTGGGATTGAAACAAGTCTTACACTATTGGCACAAAATTTTGATCATATCTTTTTCACCGGTGGCACTGAAATTGGTAAAATTGTCATGACAGCCGCCGCTAAAAATCTCACACCAGTTACCCTAGAACTAGGAGGAAAAAGCCCTTGTATTGTTGATGAAAATACTCATCTTGAACATACAGCTAAAAGAATTGTTTGGGGCAAATTCTTTAATGCTGGTCAAACTTGTACTGCGCCTGATTATCTATTAGTCCATCGTCAAATTAAACAAGATTTATTGGCTAGCATCAAAAAACAAATAGGAATTTTTTACGGTGACGACCCGTCAACAAGTAAAAGCTTTGCTAGAGTCATTAATCAAAAACATTTCCATCGCCTTGCTGCTTTATTAAAAAGTGGTAAAATTTTAGTTGGAGGCGAAACTGATTTAGATGATCTTTATATTGCTCCCACGGTTATCGATCAAGTTTCTTGGCAAGACAAGATCATGCAAGAAGAAATTTTTGGTCCGATTCTTCCAGTTCTAGAATATACAGATTTAGCAGAGGCGATCGCCCTAGTTAATCGACAACAAAAACCCCTCGCTTTATACTTCTTTTCCAACAATAAAAAAAATCAAGAGCGGATTTTGCAAGAAACTGTTTCTGGCGGAGTCTGCATTAACGATACAGTCATGCATTTGACTGTCCCTTCTTTACCTTTTGGTGGAGTTGGTGCTAGTGGTATGGGTCGTTATCATGGTAAAGCTGGCTTTGATAACTTTTCTTATCAAAGAGCAGTATTAAATAAATCTTTTCTCATAGATTTAAAATGGAGATATCCTCCCTATGCTGAGAAAAAGAAACATTAA
- a CDS encoding carotenoid oxygenase family protein, translating into MTIAKEISPYLTGNFSPVQTEITADNLIVIGELPTDLSGMFVRNGPNPQFPPKGDYRWIDGDGMLHGVQISNGKATYRNRYVQTRGLELEQKVGRAIWTGLMESPQLHNPPNNLFSPFKNTANTGIVWHADQLLALWEGAEPYKIAVSDLATIGPYTYQGQLTSAFTAHPKVDFITGEMMFFGYCLLEPPYLKYSVVSAKGELKRTVPIDLPCGVMMHDFAITENYTIFMDLPLTFSVDRLRSREPAYMFEPNAPSRFGIIPRHGDNTNIRWFEVSTCYVLHTLNAYESGEEIVVIACRTNDAQLLNIPTKTNLRHHQVTQPELYCWRFNLRTGVVHEGTIDDLSSEFPTLNQQFVGRRNRYGYSARMVPEMLPIFTSDAVIKYDFANDDSQVHEWGSGRYGGEAIFVPRSNSNLEDDGWLLTFVYDTAFKTSELVVLNAQNITDKPVARILLPQRVPYGFHGTWIAEK; encoded by the coding sequence ATGACCATCGCCAAAGAAATTAGTCCCTATCTTACAGGTAACTTTTCTCCAGTACAAACAGAAATCACAGCCGATAACCTCATAGTAATTGGAGAATTACCAACTGATTTATCAGGAATGTTTGTCCGCAATGGACCAAATCCCCAGTTTCCTCCTAAAGGAGATTACAGGTGGATTGATGGCGATGGTATGTTGCATGGGGTGCAGATTAGTAATGGTAAAGCCACTTACCGTAACCGCTATGTCCAGACACGAGGACTTGAACTAGAGCAAAAAGTTGGTCGAGCCATATGGACAGGTCTAATGGAATCGCCACAGCTTCACAACCCTCCGAATAATCTCTTTAGTCCGTTTAAGAACACTGCTAATACTGGTATAGTGTGGCACGCAGACCAACTCCTAGCGCTTTGGGAGGGAGCAGAACCATACAAAATTGCGGTGTCTGATTTAGCAACAATTGGACCATACACTTATCAAGGTCAACTTACCTCTGCTTTCACCGCTCACCCCAAAGTGGATTTTATCACAGGGGAAATGATGTTTTTTGGCTATTGTCTACTAGAGCCACCTTATTTGAAATACAGCGTGGTTTCAGCCAAGGGAGAGTTAAAAAGAACAGTTCCCATTGATTTACCTTGTGGAGTGATGATGCATGATTTTGCCATCACTGAAAACTACACTATATTCATGGATTTACCGTTGACATTTAGTGTAGACAGGCTACGAAGCAGAGAACCAGCTTACATGTTTGAACCAAATGCTCCCAGTCGCTTTGGTATTATTCCCCGTCATGGAGATAACACAAATATTCGCTGGTTTGAAGTTTCTACCTGCTATGTTTTACATACTCTCAATGCTTATGAATCAGGAGAGGAAATCGTCGTCATAGCCTGTCGGACAAATGATGCTCAACTGCTGAATATACCCACAAAAACAAATTTACGTCACCATCAGGTAACGCAACCGGAGTTATATTGTTGGCGATTTAATCTCCGCACAGGTGTAGTTCATGAAGGAACAATTGATGATTTGTCCTCAGAATTTCCTACTCTAAATCAGCAATTTGTAGGACGACGGAATCGCTACGGCTACTCAGCCAGAATGGTGCCGGAAATGTTGCCTATTTTCACTTCTGATGCCGTAATTAAGTATGATTTTGCCAATGATGATTCCCAAGTGCATGAGTGGGGTTCAGGTCGGTATGGAGGAGAAGCAATATTTGTCCCCCGTTCAAATAGTAATCTAGAGGATGATGGTTGGTTATTAACTTTTGTCTATGACACAGCTTTCAAAACTTCAGAGTTAGTAGTGCTAAATGCTCAAAATATCACAGATAAACCTGTAGCCCGGATTTTACTACCACAACGAGTTCCTTACGGTTTCCACGGAACTTGGATTGCAGAAAAATGA
- a CDS encoding DUF1702 family protein yields MIQDAWQSSLNKATLPTDLIATWAEREVKESDSGIQKRLEQAGRSLMKGYHTAVTDELEAIAPKLNELDEELRGFAYEGVGMGLGQRDFLTPTTHNRIATLVTGDGAVYHNWVYVGLGLMLARVGRPIEPILQRFDNVKAWLIVDGYGFYQGMFHWRDSLDNQVISEQISGYTRSVFDQGLGRSIWFVDGGDVNRIIRTIDAFSPERREDLWGGVGYACAYAGGAERTTIEALGNKAGAYHSCLAQGTAYAAKSRQALGNQSVYTELACQVLWEMGADAVADSLANHGETPVWQHYRARIPHPVRSKIAA; encoded by the coding sequence ATGATACAAGACGCTTGGCAATCAAGTTTAAATAAAGCCACACTGCCGACAGATTTGATCGCTACTTGGGCTGAACGCGAAGTAAAAGAAAGTGATAGCGGTATCCAGAAGCGATTAGAACAGGCTGGTCGTTCGTTAATGAAAGGATACCACACAGCTGTTACTGATGAATTAGAAGCGATCGCCCCCAAGTTAAATGAACTAGATGAAGAGTTGCGGGGATTTGCTTACGAAGGCGTCGGTATGGGACTAGGACAGCGGGATTTTCTCACACCCACTACCCACAATCGCATAGCCACCTTGGTTACAGGAGATGGAGCCGTTTATCATAACTGGGTTTATGTCGGTTTGGGCTTGATGTTGGCTAGGGTGGGGCGACCTATCGAACCAATTTTGCAAAGATTTGATAACGTCAAGGCTTGGTTAATAGTCGATGGCTACGGCTTTTATCAAGGTATGTTCCACTGGCGAGACTCACTGGATAATCAAGTCATCTCGGAACAAATTTCTGGTTATACTCGCAGTGTCTTTGACCAAGGTTTGGGTCGCAGTATTTGGTTTGTCGATGGTGGTGATGTCAATCGCATCATACGCACCATTGATGCCTTTTCACCCGAAAGACGAGAAGACTTGTGGGGTGGTGTAGGTTACGCCTGTGCTTACGCTGGTGGTGCAGAACGTACAACTATAGAAGCTTTAGGAAATAAAGCAGGTGCTTATCACTCTTGTTTAGCCCAGGGTACTGCTTACGCAGCCAAGTCCCGCCAAGCACTTGGTAATCAGTCAGTTTACACAGAATTGGCTTGTCAGGTGTTGTGGGAAATGGGTGCTGATGCTGTAGCTGACAGTTTGGCCAATCATGGCGAAACTCCAGTATGGCAGCATTACCGGGCGCGGATACCTCATCCAGTGAGAAGTAAGATAGCAGCTTAG
- a CDS encoding DUF1702 family protein, with amino-acid sequence MTQQAWQISAEQASTQMIGNWVGRKVIPKDPKVPQRFRYVASGMWQGYHAAIADEEPEALVAKLNAIDSELLGFALEGVAIGLAELDALKPQEQNRVEAFVAGTTPAYQTMVYLGVGLGLVRGKLPIEPYLNQLNPVISWPVIDGYGFNHGVNYWQDYIDGQAIPAQLSGYLRCVFDQGLGRGIWLVNCADVDRIATTIGAFPATRQPDLWGGIGFACASIGGAQSSTIEALGKVAGDYLLQLAKAATCAAKFRKLLGNEAGYTALVSEVLSSMATEAGFEIKQTPVESLPNNGAEPDQQIWQHYREYLLV; translated from the coding sequence ATGACACAACAAGCTTGGCAAATCAGCGCCGAACAAGCTAGTACGCAGATGATAGGTAATTGGGTGGGACGTAAGGTAATCCCAAAAGATCCGAAAGTGCCACAGCGATTTAGATATGTTGCTTCTGGCATGTGGCAAGGATACCATGCAGCGATCGCCGATGAAGAACCAGAGGCGCTCGTGGCCAAACTAAATGCAATTGACTCGGAGTTGCTAGGATTTGCCTTAGAGGGCGTAGCTATAGGTCTGGCTGAACTAGATGCACTCAAACCCCAGGAACAGAATCGAGTAGAGGCTTTTGTTGCAGGCACCACACCAGCTTATCAGACGATGGTTTATCTAGGGGTAGGCTTGGGACTAGTTCGAGGCAAGCTACCGATTGAGCCATATTTAAATCAACTGAACCCCGTAATATCTTGGCCAGTAATCGATGGTTATGGCTTCAATCATGGTGTTAATTACTGGCAAGATTACATAGACGGTCAAGCTATTCCTGCACAACTTTCTGGCTATCTGCGCTGCGTCTTTGACCAAGGTCTAGGTCGCGGTATTTGGTTAGTAAATTGTGCTGATGTTGACCGAATTGCAACGACTATCGGCGCTTTTCCCGCCACAAGACAGCCAGACCTTTGGGGGGGTATTGGTTTCGCTTGTGCTTCCATTGGTGGCGCACAAAGCTCAACTATAGAAGCTTTAGGCAAAGTAGCTGGCGATTATCTGTTGCAGTTGGCTAAAGCAGCTACTTGTGCCGCCAAATTCCGTAAATTGCTTGGGAACGAAGCTGGCTATACGGCTTTAGTCAGTGAAGTATTGTCCAGCATGGCAACTGAAGCAGGATTTGAAATTAAACAGACTCCTGTAGAAAGTTTACCAAACAATGGTGCAGAACCAGACCAACAAATCTGGCAACACTACCGAGAATATCTGCTGGTATAA
- a CDS encoding bile acid:sodium symporter family protein has protein sequence MVANFFTAFFVPTALGIMMLGMGLSLLPEDFQRVIKYPKAVSIGLISQLVFLPIIGFVIAKVIPMQPTIAMGLIIVAICPGGPSSNLITFLAKADVALSVTLTACSSLITVFTIPVLANLGFNHFLGESTAISLPIGPTIVQIFIMTLLPVGLGMGLRQIYPELSRRLEKLTTPVAFALISIIILMLIISESKRLSGFFLQVGVGVVLMNTLSMLAGFYISKLFKLNPAQQICIAIEVGIQNGALALAITVGVLKNPDMAMAAAVYTLFMFVTGFIAISYGRKLATSNHHSKMAQKSATIRN, from the coding sequence ATGGTAGCTAACTTTTTTACTGCGTTTTTTGTACCTACAGCCTTGGGTATCATGATGCTAGGGATGGGTTTATCTCTTTTACCAGAAGATTTTCAACGTGTAATCAAGTATCCCAAAGCTGTCTCCATCGGCTTGATAAGTCAGTTGGTTTTTTTACCTATTATTGGTTTTGTCATTGCTAAAGTTATACCCATGCAACCGACGATTGCAATGGGGTTAATCATAGTGGCAATATGTCCAGGTGGTCCGTCCTCGAATCTAATTACATTCCTAGCTAAGGCTGATGTTGCACTCTCAGTCACTCTGACGGCTTGTAGCAGTCTAATTACAGTATTTACAATTCCAGTGTTGGCAAACCTTGGATTTAACCATTTCCTCGGAGAAAGTACGGCGATCTCCCTACCCATTGGTCCAACAATAGTGCAAATTTTTATCATGACCCTCCTTCCTGTAGGGTTAGGAATGGGGTTGCGGCAGATCTATCCTGAACTTTCTCGTCGTCTAGAAAAACTGACTACTCCCGTCGCGTTCGCATTAATCAGTATAATTATTTTGATGCTGATAATTTCGGAGTCAAAACGTCTCTCTGGCTTTTTTCTCCAAGTTGGAGTCGGCGTTGTGCTGATGAATACTCTCTCAATGTTGGCAGGCTTTTATATCAGCAAGCTCTTCAAGCTCAATCCTGCCCAGCAAATATGCATTGCTATTGAAGTTGGCATTCAAAATGGTGCCCTGGCGCTCGCAATTACCGTCGGAGTACTCAAAAATCCTGATATGGCAATGGCGGCTGCGGTTTATACTTTATTTATGTTTGTGACAGGGTTTATTGCTATTAGCTACGGTAGAAAGTTGGCTACATCTAACCACCACTCAAAAATGGCGCAAAAATCAGCTACCATAAGGAACTAA
- a CDS encoding pentapeptide repeat-containing protein: protein MFWRQGLALILGMIVLCMTSPALADWTHPLSFSNAELTKQDFSGQSLQGAEFSNANLELTNFAGADLRGAVLSASVMTQANLHGANLSYALVDQVDLTKADLSDAVFKEALLLRAIFEDVNITSTDFTDAVLDRAQIKELCNKASGVNSKTGVKTRDSLGCS, encoded by the coding sequence ATGTTTTGGCGGCAAGGATTGGCTTTAATTTTGGGGATGATTGTATTGTGCATGACTTCCCCCGCTCTGGCAGACTGGACTCATCCGCTGTCATTTAGCAATGCAGAGTTGACAAAACAAGATTTTTCGGGACAAAGTTTACAAGGGGCTGAGTTTTCTAATGCCAATTTGGAACTGACTAACTTTGCAGGCGCTGACTTGCGGGGAGCAGTTCTGAGTGCTTCGGTGATGACACAAGCGAATTTACACGGGGCAAACTTAAGTTATGCATTGGTTGATCAGGTAGACTTGACTAAGGCAGATTTAAGTGATGCCGTTTTCAAAGAAGCTCTGTTGCTGCGTGCTATTTTTGAAGATGTAAATATCACCAGCACGGATTTTACTGATGCGGTTTTGGATCGGGCGCAAATTAAAGAATTGTGCAACAAAGCCAGTGGTGTCAATTCCAAAACAGGTGTGAAAACTCGTGATTCTCTAGGATGCTCATGA
- a CDS encoding 5-(carboxyamino)imidazole ribonucleotide synthase → MKRVGIIGGGQLAWMMGDAAKKLGVELIIQTPSNEDPAVTIAEDTVFAPVDDAISTEILAAKSDVVTFENEFVNLDALSLLAHQGVCFRPRLAALAPLLDKYHQRCYLRDLGLPVPNFFALDQYVNTNGAENLQSKVEYLGFPVVLKSRRHGYDGQGTFIIDDWTSLQQKLNTVNPKKTFGQPLFLIEEFVPFERELAIIAARSVDGEVVTYPVVETQQEQQVCRRVIAPADITANQAAEVEAIAHTLLNNLQVVGVFGIELFLTTDGRILVNEIAPRTHNSGHFSLDACETSQFEQHLRAVCGLPLGNTALNCASAVMVNLLGYENSQSDYHSQRQQLAEIPQATVHWYGKTESRPGRKLGHITVLLNHQNRDAANAIADTIESIWYPN, encoded by the coding sequence ATGAAGCGTGTAGGTATAATTGGTGGTGGTCAACTAGCCTGGATGATGGGAGATGCAGCCAAGAAGTTAGGAGTCGAATTGATCATACAAACTCCTAGCAACGAAGATCCTGCTGTCACTATAGCCGAGGATACGGTTTTTGCCCCTGTGGATGACGCTATTAGCACAGAAATTTTAGCCGCCAAATCTGATGTCGTCACCTTTGAAAATGAGTTTGTCAACCTTGATGCTTTATCCCTTCTAGCACATCAAGGCGTTTGTTTCCGTCCACGATTAGCAGCATTGGCGCCCCTGTTAGATAAATATCACCAGCGCTGCTATTTACGGGATTTGGGATTACCTGTCCCGAATTTTTTTGCCCTTGACCAGTATGTCAACACAAATGGAGCAGAAAATCTTCAATCTAAAGTCGAATATCTCGGTTTTCCAGTAGTCCTCAAATCGCGCCGCCACGGCTATGACGGACAGGGTACTTTTATTATTGACGATTGGACTAGTTTGCAACAAAAGTTAAATACTGTCAATCCAAAAAAAACTTTCGGACAACCGCTATTTTTAATCGAAGAATTTGTACCCTTTGAGCGAGAGTTGGCAATTATAGCAGCTCGTTCTGTAGATGGGGAAGTTGTGACTTATCCAGTTGTGGAAACTCAGCAAGAACAACAGGTGTGTCGTCGGGTAATTGCGCCAGCCGATATTACCGCCAATCAAGCTGCAGAAGTAGAAGCGATCGCTCACACTTTACTCAATAATCTACAAGTCGTGGGAGTGTTTGGCATTGAGCTATTTCTCACCACCGATGGTAGAATCCTAGTTAATGAAATTGCCCCCCGCACCCACAATTCTGGACATTTCTCCCTAGACGCTTGCGAAACTTCCCAATTTGAGCAGCATCTGAGAGCAGTTTGTGGCTTACCCTTGGGTAATACCGCCTTAAACTGCGCCAGTGCTGTGATGGTCAACCTCTTGGGATACGAAAATTCTCAAAGTGACTACCACAGCCAACGCCAACAACTAGCAGAAATTCCCCAAGCCACTGTCCACTGGTACGGTAAAACCGAATCCCGTCCTGGGCGTAAACTGGGACATATCACCGTTTTGCTGAATCATCAGAACCGAGATGCAGCAAACGCTATAGCCGACACCATAGAATCTATCTGGTATCCCAATTAA
- a CDS encoding tyrosine-type recombinase/integrase, giving the protein MAVLDVFGSNGVRGVLVLRSVNTKGKRDTREIQVHPKLRQYLEQYNPNRRKEFLFPGRHGLGHIHKVSADKILRDTCVRLGIEGVSTHSFRRTALTRMSDAGIPLRHIQEISGHRTLAALERYLGVTEKQKQNAISA; this is encoded by the coding sequence TTGGCGGTTCTAGATGTGTTTGGCAGCAACGGTGTCAGAGGGGTGTTGGTGTTACGCAGCGTCAACACCAAAGGCAAGCGGGACACTAGGGAAATCCAAGTTCATCCCAAGCTTAGGCAGTATTTAGAACAGTACAACCCTAACCGCCGCAAGGAGTTCTTGTTTCCGGGGCGGCATGGGTTGGGACATATTCACAAGGTCAGCGCTGACAAAATCCTCAGAGATACCTGTGTGCGGCTGGGGATTGAAGGCGTTAGTACCCACAGTTTCAGGAGGACTGCGTTAACCAGGATGAGCGATGCGGGGATACCGTTGCGCCACATTCAGGAGATATCGGGGCATCGGACGTTGGCAGCTTTGGAGCGATATCTGGGTGTGACTGAGAAGCAGAAGCAAAACGCGATCTCAGCTTGA
- a CDS encoding pitrilysin family protein, which yields MFPASVFHLDNGLTLIHQEIPTTPVVVADVWVRAGACVESEHWFGMAHFLEHMIFKGTATLPPGAFDYNIENRGGVSNAATSYDYVHYSVTTAAAYLEETLPHLGDLLLNATIPDDEFIRERDVVLEEIRACQDDPDWIGFQTLIGSIYDRHPYGRPVLGTEEELMHHSPEAMRRFHRAHYQPENMTVVIVGGIAQQPALELVKRTFKNFGHRADCPPCEKLPEPIISGICRREIILPRLEQARLLMAWTAPGVEQLRTAYGLDMLTVLLAEGRTSRLIQDLREERQLVQGICSNFSLQRESSLFTITAWLDAEHLAEVELLIRAHLDNLHSQEMSQRELARISRLLCNEYAFSTETPNQLTGLYGYYNTIAQAELAVTYPQQIKSFNAQELQKLAQQYLSPQNYAVTVLKPD from the coding sequence GTGTTTCCCGCCTCGGTTTTTCACCTAGACAATGGTTTAACGTTGATTCATCAAGAGATTCCCACTACACCCGTAGTTGTGGCTGATGTTTGGGTGCGTGCTGGAGCCTGCGTTGAGTCAGAACATTGGTTTGGGATGGCGCATTTTTTAGAACACATGATTTTTAAAGGCACAGCGACCTTACCCCCTGGGGCATTTGATTATAACATCGAAAATAGAGGTGGGGTGAGTAATGCTGCTACGAGCTACGATTATGTCCATTACTCTGTCACCACAGCAGCGGCTTATCTAGAAGAAACTCTACCCCACTTAGGCGATCTGTTGCTGAATGCGACAATTCCCGATGATGAATTTATCCGGGAACGGGATGTGGTGCTAGAAGAAATTCGCGCCTGTCAAGATGATCCCGACTGGATCGGATTTCAAACTCTCATCGGGAGCATCTACGATCGCCATCCTTACGGTCGTCCAGTTTTGGGGACTGAGGAAGAACTAATGCACCACTCACCAGAAGCAATGCGCCGTTTTCACCGCGCCCACTACCAACCAGAAAACATGACGGTGGTCATTGTTGGCGGAATTGCCCAACAGCCAGCATTAGAATTAGTCAAACGCACCTTTAAAAATTTTGGACATCGCGCTGATTGTCCGCCATGCGAAAAACTGCCCGAACCAATAATATCAGGAATTTGTCGTCGAGAGATCATTTTACCACGGCTAGAGCAGGCGCGGTTGCTGATGGCGTGGACTGCGCCAGGAGTAGAACAACTGCGGACAGCCTATGGTTTAGATATGCTGACGGTATTACTCGCAGAAGGGCGGACTTCCCGCTTAATACAAGATTTACGCGAAGAAAGACAATTAGTACAAGGAATTTGCAGTAATTTTTCCTTACAACGGGAATCGAGTTTATTTACCATTACTGCTTGGTTGGATGCAGAACATTTGGCGGAAGTTGAATTGTTGATTCGCGCTCACTTGGATAATTTGCACAGCCAAGAAATGAGCCAGCGGGAACTCGCCCGTATCAGCAGGCTACTGTGTAATGAGTATGCCTTTTCCACAGAAACCCCAAATCAACTTACAGGACTTTATGGTTACTATAATACCATTGCCCAAGCAGAATTAGCGGTGACATATCCCCAGCAGATTAAATCATTTAATGCCCAAGAATTGCAAAAATTAGCTCAACAGTATCTTTCACCCCAAAATTACGCCGTTACCGTACTTAAACCCGATTAA